Within the Mastacembelus armatus chromosome 10, fMasArm1.2, whole genome shotgun sequence genome, the region TGGTGTTCTGGTTGCAGGGATCCACTCTGGGATGGTGGTGGCGGGCGTAGTAGGCCATAAGATGCCACGTTACGGGCTGCATGGTGACACGGTCCACACAGCGTCTGCCATGGAGAGCAATGGAAAGGTGGCAAAAATCATGAGTGGAAGAACAATGACAGAGCTGCAAAgcaataaataagaaataatactacaaaaacaaagcttATGTTTAGTATAGAGAAGTCAAGTCAGTATATTCATAAAACAAGTGATACCTCGGCTTTTGTGTTGTGATATCTTTGCTCTGTCTCAACCAGGAGATGCACATTCAGCTCAGCAGTGCCACCTACGAACACCTGAAAGGAAGTCACTTCATTTTTGAAAGGCGGGGCATTATTACTATCAAGGTCAGGGGTCAAAACTCATGAACTACAATAAGTATGACAACTTGTATGTAATTATAATTTGTTTTAGATCATATGagtaaaacacagtttaattGAATTCAAATAGCTTTATTATTCCCCAGGAGGGCAATTAAAATATATGCAGGAAAGCCCACACATATGTGCAAAAATGGTGCTTAAAGGCATAAAGTGCATATCTCCAGCCAAAAGTAAATGCACGTTATCTCCACACAGTGTATAACTTACCTAGGACTCAATACTCAGGCTGTAATATGTGTTAATGGAGGATTTGTGTATCAGAAAgcagacattaaaaaacatttctgaatctaggaaaatatataaaataaactcaCAATGTTTTGGCTCTGGGGAATCATCACACTTAGCATTCAGAATCGGTAATTGCAACTTGCTTGTTGATTTGCCAGTCTATTTTATCAGTGCGTCTGACTTTGAGGCTGTAAATTTAGTGATAATGCCAGTAAGATGATTCCCAGAGGTTTCTAAGGCAGCTGATTACAGCGGCCAATCTCAAGAAAGCAAACGCGACTCATTTTTCATTAGGGaaatttaagtttttaaaatctgcCACCCCTCGATAACGGAAATTGTGCCTATGAGCACTAGTCTTTGAAATTTCTCGTGTATGTCAGGCATCTTTATGTCCAAATCAGAATCTCTCTTTTGCTTTCTTcgtttcttcatttatttttagggaAATGTTGAAATTGAGACCTACTGGCTAAAAGGAAAGAGGGACAAAGATGGGAATGCTCAGGCAGCGTGTCCACAGTTTGAGACCCAGACCATCAGTAAGGCAATCAGCAAGGCCACCATCTCAGGGCCTGAGGCCACAGGGGATGAGGAGGGGCTGGTAAAAATTCAGATTAGATATTCTTGAATGGTGCACACTCTCATTTGCTTCACTGCTCTCATCATCATTTCTAATTCCTTGCGTCTCCTGTCTTTGGCCCCAGGTTTTCCCTCTGGTGGCAGGAGAGGACGAGGATGATGTCAAGTCGATTCACTCTCACCGTATCAAGATGGAGATTTCAGGCCATTCTCTAGAGGAGTCAATGGAGGAATGTCGGGTGGAGGAGATGTCCATTCATAAGGTGAGAGGGGAACATCTGGTGCCAGGATTTCTAGCTTGCAGAACTTTTAATAGCTCTGGTTTAACCACAGTGTCTTGTTCATGATTTGCTTCCTAGGTTATATTAGCTATTAGCTTTGTTTTGCACTTGCTGTTCTGTTATCAAGTGATAAAATGAAGTGTCCCATCCCCAGTCCCACTATAAGGATGCTTTGCAGGACGGCCTCCAGGACTCTCACCTAGAACTGGATTCACCTGAGTCGGATGGCAGAGACTCTGTCATGGAGTCCCGTGACAGCTCTTGTGACTCCCGCTGCTCCAAGAGCACCATGTGCTCTGTGTCATGAACCACAACATTGTAATGTTCTTTTTAACAGATGCTAGTTCATACCATAAAGGCACTAACTGGTTTCTAAATCGCTCTTTCCATTACCAACTAAAAGCATTGTGTGTTAGGCAAAAAGGCACATAGGAAAACAGTATTGCTCTTATATTCATGTTATTTCTTGGTCATGCCATGACTGATGACATTGGGTTTGTACATGAACTAGACTGTAATGCTTGAAATCTCTACtggctttgtgttgttttatattGCACAGCAAACTCATGAGTGCTTATATAGCTGACAATCCAGAAATCAGTCACCAGCCATCAGTATCAGTTTCACACTTTTATCATTCAAAGCACAGGATTAGGGCTCAGGGTCAGGGTGCTGTATACTAATACACACTTTCTAAGTTACTGCCTCACAGTAGTCATCTAAAAGAAAAAGTCATCATTGAAAAGTTGGCTATATACTCATCGTTTAACATGAAGTATTTTAGTCTCATAAAGTGTTTCAGTTCCATGTGATCCAGCTGGACACTAGCTCAGtaatttcctttgttctcttgAACCTATAGAGATGACATCTTGTCTTGTCCTgtgagaaaagaaataaaactggaTCTCCTTCCCTCATTCTCCTGTCTCCTTCATCttgcatgtttgattttgagATCTATATCAGCCCTGTCGAATATGCAGCCACTACACAATGTAAATGCTTGTCAGCTCAgtgaaaataaagagaaatgacTGCTAAGCCGCATCTGCCTTGGCTTGTTATTGTTTGTCTTGTCACTCAAAGCCATTGGTATTCTGACTGAcattaacatttgcattttgtttcacaCTTTTTACTGAACACATTTATCAATATATATGGCTGtatggatttgtttttattgtatctATGCGCTCACatcacatgcatgcatgtgcaccTGCATCTTACCTAAACTCCAGTGAAAGTAGAAAGccttttttaatttagcttCAAATGCATCATTGGTAAACTTTAGAATATTGCGTTGTATTATGTGTTGTATAGTGCTCCTGTTACAGGCACAAATCAAATTAATGTGGAGTTAATCCAGTTTCTACAATCTCATACTTTGATTTGAAAGACGATGTAATTCCAGTCTTTTAGGTACTGCAACACACGTACATGTCTGCTACTAAAGCAAGAACAGTGTAATCCTACCATAAATACACTGATGAGCAGTCAAATATTATGTCGGTCCAGTGTCCCAGTTAGATAACATTTCCCACTGACTGGTTATCGGAGGAACTGCACTTATAGGTGGCGTCCTCACGATCTACACTGCACctgttgtctttgtgtgagTCTTTAGGCGTTGGACCAATGGAGCAATGGAAACAGAAGGTATAGAAGAAGGCCAGCAGGAGAAGGAAGCAAAccacacaaaaaataatgacaataagGATGGTGTGCACTTGCAACTCCTCCCATGGGAGCAGTGTGGTGGTGGTCAGGAGACTGAAGGTCGTTGGGGTAGCAGTTAAACTGGGCTGAGTAGTCACTGCAGGCAACTGTGGCTTCATTTGGTTGACTTCAGGCATTATGGGAGGATGTGTGTCCGTTTTTGGCCTGGGGATGCTTTGTTGCTGCCGTAAGGAGAAAGACACCATTTAATTTGGTTTACCACATGCACAGATTCCTTACACTCAGTAATAAGATGCAGTGTCATTATTAAGATACAAAATAAGACAATCATGTCTAATGATAAATCTGCCCATTTTTATTGAAAGTAATAAAAAGCAATAGCATTAAAGAATAAATTTCAGTATGTTTTTAACATATGTTTTGCCCAAATCATCAACAAACATCAGTCTACACTTTATATTTAGAAGCAGTAGGTTAATTAGTTTTCTCTTAGTCATACAAACATAGACATGCCTTTTGTTCTTACCTGTGGTGTTCCAGTCTCTTTCTGTGCAGTAGTGAGGGTTTCTTTTGATGAGCAGAGcttggaaaaatgaaagaaacgGACGACACGAGAGGGAGGGCTGGACCGAAGAAGAGAGGCAGCTGGTGGACCACGAATAACAGCGacggttgccatggcaacagctgTCAGGAGCCACTTGCATGGAAGTGACATCGTATCATCTTAAGAACGCATATTAACTACTAACGGAAGATGAAGTGCAGTGAGCCTGAAATGGGCAACAGAACTAAAGCTTCACTTCGTACTCCACGGCCTTTAGATATTTTAAGTCTGTAATTTTGAAACTTTGCTGGAAAAACAGTGTCTTCACAATCACGTGAGCTTTGAAACAGCAAATTAGAGTGTGTAGGGTCACttatttgaaaaaacaaaacaaagaaaaacaaaagcagagccTCCTCATCAGCCCTGATTAATCAGGCTCTCCAACACTGCCACCTGTTGGTGCTTAAAGGGGCTCTGAATAAAACATTGCAGAATGCAAACTCATCTCCCCACCAGCGCAGCTCCGGTGCCATCTGGTCTCTGTCAAACAGGCACAAAGATCCTTTAGTACAAGTTGTAATTGGCCCCACACCCCCTGCTGCGCTCTCTCTACAGGAGTAGTtgtctaaaaaatgttttaggacTTGCTCCAAATTTTAGTTGCCATGGAGATGACTCAAATACGttaatattcattcattttgttaaCACTTTTAGCCAATAAGCCAGAAAAGCTGTTTACCCCAGAATCACTCATAAATaccagacaaaagaaaagaaaaaaaaagattattaaCGTAATTTTGTATAGAGGAAGACACAGAACAAAACCTGCCAGCTGATGCGATTTTAGAGTGGTTTCAGATGGGTAATTACAGCTCCAGAGAATAGGTACAAAAGATCCATTAAATCCAACTGCAGCTGAGTCGAGCCAAAATGGCTGAATGAAGGACATGGCCTACACCAAGGTCAGTCTAAAGGACAAATACGTGAAGAAAGACCACAGGACACTGTGTGTGGGCTGTGTGTGGGCCTCCAGCCTTGCGGCGTTCCTTAAACCCGGGAAAAATGAACCAGATGTGATTATTACATGGATAATAATCAATGATCTCAAAAAGCTTTCTCTGTGGATCTCAACAGACAGAGCGAGCCAAGATTTTACCTCAAAGTTACTCACACAAAGTAGAGTATCTGTACCTCTGCTGGGAGGAGGCATCCTGACAAGCTCCAACAGACTTATTGCTGCGAGACAGACTGCATGCAACATAATAGTCCCAGaattaacatataaaacaaacattttgagaaaaagtGTTCCTGCTGAAAATTAGTCAGCCTCTCTGCGTGTAATTCCCTGCACTGTTTGTTCTGCTCTGAAAGATTTGATATCTTGCTCTGCCTCGTGAGTGCATAATTGTAACCCCTCTTCCCTctcacttttacttttcaattAGACTCTGTCTCACTCTACAGTATAAATGCTTGTGATTGTGATGCAGAAACAAAGCGAGGTGACAGATGAGGAAGAGCGgatcagtttgttgttgttcctCTTGTCACTCATGAAAGCTTTGGCATTTACAGACGTGTGTTTACTATGTTGCACTGACAGTTTTTAAAGCAATTATTGAACCATTATTGCTTGTGCTTGTATGTATGAGTGTCTGGAGAATGTGAGTATGAGAAAGCAAAATAGGAGAAGAGACTAATTATTTTACTGTCAAAATctcaaaacacatattttacacTCACGCTAAACTGGTGTCTATGTACCTGACAAACCCCCGATAGATTTACATGGCTAAACACTGAAGAAAGCACACAGCTTCACCAGACAAGGATCCTTGGGataaaaggaacaaaaacatacatttgaaGGACAGAACAATGATGAGTAAGTGCCTAATACATTTGCtgtagcaaaagaaaaaaagctacaTCTGTGCAATTTCtataaaaatgacacaaactgtaaataaaaaattattattcaaatcTGTGATGGGAGCAGGATCTGTCATAAGTGAAGTGTGATGATATTAAAACGTGAAAGTGAAATATGCCTTTAATTATTCCTTATGGCTCTCAGTCTGACTCTAGTCTGTGTTGTTTGGGATGTTGCTTCACTTCTTCTTATTCACGATGTTGTTGCAAATCCAATTCATGCCATCCTGTTGgggaaagcaaaataaaacttcCTGAATCAGGTGCATAGTCGGGTTCAGGCTGATTTACAGTACAAAATTGTACAGCAGGAAGGCAGGGAGCACTTTTATATGGTTAATTAGGTTCTATCTGAAGGAGAAATCAATAAATGAGTGCTGACCTGAACTCCCTCTCCAGACACAGCTGAGCAGGCCTGAATCTGCCACTCACGGTCCCGGTATGTATGTAAGTTGAGTCCCACAGCAATCTCACTGGCTGGTGATGCTGTGGCCAGATCCTGTTTATTGGCAAAGATGAGGACCGGAACCCCCTTTAGATTCTCCTCATCGATCAGCTCCGACAGCTCCTGCACAAACACGCACGTTAGATATTAAATCAGATATAAAAttcttttgttatgttttttaaaacatactgAAAATTTACTTTAAAGTAGTTAAAGTAGTTTTACTACTGTTACATGCATAAATGAAAACTATGCATCAAGCTCACCAGGCCCGTCTCCTCAAACCGCTTCTTGTCTGCACTGTCAATAACATAAATCTGaaagagcaaacacacaaaggtGACGCACAgagatgtttcttttctatttgtgcatgtgtaaacCTGAAACAATTTCTTTTGATATAATACTCCTGCTCAAGTCAGTTATCTACTAAGACACCATTATCACATCCTTTTCAAAAAGGTTGCATAACATTTTAGTATTAGTAACGAGACAACATTATGTATCTGTAACTGCGTTGGAAATAATATGGcaatttatgtattttattgcatttagTGACTAGCAACAACTTTAAACATGCTAATGGAGATTCAAATAAAGAACAAACCAATTGTCTCTGAGGGGACTATTCAGTCTGACTTGACTTAAGTTGACTCACCAACAGGTCTGTGTTTTCTAGGTACTTTTTCCAGAAAGGCCTGATCTTCCTTTGTCCTCCAATGTCCCAGACATTGAGTTTCATGCCATGAGAGGCAACGCTCTTTATGTTGAAGCCCTGAAGTGTAACAGAAAGCTGGAGTCACTACGCTGCGCACCACTGCCTTCAGTTTAACATCGATCCAGTGCGCAGCACCTGGAAAGCTTCACAAATGGTTATGAAGCAATTCATTAAGCAGCAGTGTACTACAACACAGGTGTGTGTATTAAATGAATTACTCTCAGTATTCTCATTACATGTCAGCAGGAGTGCGACATGCTGTAGGTGTTTATAAGGAAATGGCCACTGTGTTAATCCAGTCTTTTTTCATAACACagctcttttctgtttcagttgcATAACAACGTTATCCTGACGGCCAACTGAGGAGCAAATCTGAGGATAAGGCTGGAAGGATCAAGTGTAGTTTAGGTGTTTATGTGTCATGTCTGATTTAGCGCCGTGGTAGCTACTGTCATATGATACTGGACTGCATCCTCTCTATGTGGCGCCTGATGAACTGTCGTACGTGTCCTGGACCCGGCAGCACATCTGCTCTATGTTTTGTCTTGTGAGAATAACATGGTCTTAGATAATGATATTAGAGGTTAGATAATCACATTGGAAGAGGCTGATAAAAAATTGTTGAGAGCATGCAAATCAGGAAGGTCACATAAAGCCATGGTTTATCTCCTTataaaaagttgtttaccataATGTATAATAGGATTATTTGTCATCTCTAGATCATTACTTTATTGATTAATGGTTAAAGTGTGTAGTGTAAGACCaagcatttcattttacagaaaagCAAAGGTCAGTGGAATCTCATTTGTTTCAGCAAGTACTGGTCCAGCTGGTCTCACAAGATTAGGTTCAATCCCACTGCCTTGTATAATGGGGGTGGGTTACAGTGCCATGTAACTACACAGGCCTTTTGAAACATTTGAGTTAAACGATAGAATCaatcattgtaaaaaaaaaaggcagacaaATTACACTGGACTTTAGAGAGTGAAGGAATACTTCTAGCAGATGCATCCTGTTTAtctgaaatacacacaataaTGAGCATCAGGCATTAGGAATTACAAAGAGGCTCAGATGTTCATGGTacaatgaaataatttaaatgaatggcttttttttttttttttttggttatgcCATATGGTATGTAACTTTCCTCAAGGTCgtgatgtgtggatgtgtgagttttaaaataaagcatcCCTCACCTGTGTTGGCGTGATGGTGTTCACATCCTCAGAGGCGAGGCTTTTCAGAAGGGTGGTCTTACCAGCATTGTCCAACCCCAGAAGCACTATCCTGACCTCCTGTTCTGTGGATCCCTTCAGTTTCTCGATAACAGAGAGTAAGCCCTGCATACAAGTAGAGAGTTCAGTAGAGGAATAGGAAAAAGACCATATCATCCAGGTCATAAACTGACTGCAGCATTCACAGAATCATTAAGTACTTGAAGAATATACTTATGTGTGCTAGTCAaaaagtcctgacctgacatTTGACATCtgaaatttcagttttacataGAAACTATATTATGTTTCAATTTATAATTCCAAAGACTGTGAGCAATacagtgataaataaaaatattactgaCCAGAAAGAAATCACACAGTGGGCTGAGCTATCTGTGACATTTTGTTCTTTGAGAACTAGGACATTATAATgagaaaaagtacaaaatattCTTTCCTTTTCCCAACTGGTACAATACTAGATTGATAAGCTCAGGAACATCGAAAATAATACAAGAAggtaaataaaaagacaaagttttCGAAGACGCTATACACCAGAATACTGCTGAAACCCTCACTgacatatttctgctttgataGGAAAGAACACACAGTACATGTGTGCGCACCCTGCTCCACCCATCCACCAACCAATCTCCAGCCCCCAGCCTGTGAGAATTAATGTTACTTCATTTAGAAAAATAGCGCCGTTGATTAGCACTCCATTCATATAACGGTGCACCATTTAATGTGATTAGTCTGAAGCAAGGTTGCACAACCATAGACTGCTGACAAAAGAGGCGGTGTGGCTTTAAATATTTGATTGAAGTTGATCAATACTGCAGTGTATGTGTGATTAACTATAATTAAAGGGCATTATCACTTCCATTTAGATGCCTAATCATCGTTATATTATAGGCGAACACTTTGGCAAACAAAGAAATTTAGATAATCCAAACATTATTGAGCGCTGCATCCACTTACATAGTGTACAATACTTTTATACTTGATTTATACCTGGTGGTTATTACAATGAGAAACATGAGGAATCCTACAATATCAAACAAATATCAAACAGTTcacatttgcttttgtaaatcCAGTTATTCTTGATCAGGTCACTTACCTTTTGAGCTTCTCCCATGGTGCCGTGCTCCCTGTGCCTTGGCTGGAGGGCTACAGCTACATTCTCCAGTGAAGCTCACACAGGTGTGTTAGCTATCCAGTTTAGCCAGATTAACTATCCAAAAAAGGTACCAGAAgcctctgtctttttcctcttcctcacacTAAACTTTTTGTGGGTTAGGTGTTATGCACGTATGTGATAGTAATGTCTACCTGGGCGCCAATTGCTCCTCACTGTCACCGTGGTGTTAGCAAGCAGGAAGAGGGGGAGGGTGGATGGGAGCAGGATTAGGAGGCCAGAATTAGCCCTAGTCGTCTATGTGAAGGCCACCCCAATTCCACCCTCCCCCTTCCTCTGTCCGTCCCTCCATCTCCACTTTGCAGTGGCTTTACCTGGATTATCCCTTAGCCACCTGCTATAGGAGGAAACTGAATAAACAGTCCTTCCtgatgcactcacacacatggaTGTTAGTTATgaggagggaaaaaataaaGCTCAGACATATTGCCATATGGCTGAGGAGAAAATGCTGTTaatgcagaaatacaaatacactCGGGGCAGCATGAGGCTTCACAGTATGTATAGATCTTATAAACCTCAAAGGATTATATCATGTTGAAATTTAGTATTCATGTGCTCATGCGTCAACCCTCAAATCCCACATCCATCCCTAGCTTGGAGAGCAGCGGAAAGCATTATCATCACATATATCCATTACATGTCAGCTGCTACAAAGCCAGGCTGTGTAGTGCCTTCCTCTGAGTAGAGCATTCAGTGGGATTAGTTTTTAGCACGTCTATCTTGCGTCTGGATTAATACATTTCAAGGTTCTTTTACTCTACTGAAGAGGCCTTCTCTTCAGTAGAGTGTGGTTAAATGGTTAAGATGAAATGGGCAGTGCATAAGCTTGTAACCTCACACACCTCTGATCACacacaattcagttttatttctacatcAAATATAACAGGAGGAAATTATAAAGACAATATCAGTAATCGTtttgtatgctttttttttttgttagagcCTTCTCTGCGTAAATGGACCTGGGCCACCGCCCTGTTCAGCCAGTtccctctgcctcctttctCTGTATTtagctgcagagaaaaacaggatgTGTGTCACACTTGGTAACGTACATAAGAATTCTTATCTGTATGTGTAACATTAACAATCTGCAAAATTGAATGTTTCACAACTTGACTTTGATGAGACAATTAAAATCACACTCATGTCTGCACTGTTGTGttgtggctgtggctcaggaggtagagtgGGTTGTCCCCTAACTGTAcagttggtggtttgatccccGGCTTTTCGAGCCCGCATATTTTGGGCAAAACACTCCAATCGGTGTGAGTGTGGATGATTGtatgtatcagtgtgtgtgtgtgtgtgtgtgtgtgtgtgtaaatgaagaGAATGGGAAAATATTCTAAAGTGCTTTGAATGTGTAGAAAAGTGCAATTTAAATACAAGTTCATTCACCATTAGGAGGAAAGTGTATCTTTGTCCAAAAGCAAGAAATTGCACATACCAGCACCTCGAAAGTTCACCAACTATGCATTATATCTAATTTATGCCGGTTATGTGCTGGTGTATTTCATGGCTCTAGTGCAGCAGGAGCAAAACTAACTGGCTTGTGGTTCCAGTTTTGTATTAAATGTCTATACATAACTCAACTTCTGCTTAAAGAGTGGGGGAGTATGTTTCCACAATGTAAAAATTGGCTATTCTGTTCATTTTTGTACAGTCCTGATGTTAGAATTGCAAATGTAACTTTTTGCTAAACTTTCTACATCTGCccattaaatataaaactacaaaactacaGTTGTATCTATATTTTCATCTAACCTGTCATCTCTCTTTAAATATATTGTCTTCTCACTTTAAATTCATTCTTTATACACTAGGTAGTAATGGAGATCTACAATATCATGATCACTTGCATGTAAGAGGATATatttgagagaaagaaaagaagacgTGCTTTGGGCATTATCCGTCTTTGTAAGGCCTATTTGTCCACTAGAACAGACAAGCCTGACCCGAGTTCTTACCGTTGTCTCTTTTCAGCTTAAACTTCATAACCAGCCCCATAATTGTGACCAGGAGCAAAGCTGAGACACCGCAGATCACCAGGAGGACCATACTTTGATCTGGATGAGGACACACAAGACAATTATAGAggtagaaacacaaacagaatatgAAGAAACATCCTATCATGGATCACTGAGGTGTTTAAGCAGTTCATTATTCATATGCTATGAGTCATTAAAGGTTTCTGCtgtaaaatctgtttaaaagcATGGAGACGTCTACTTACTGTTTACAGTGACCTTGTGTGGTGAAGAGACGTAACTGCCGCACGAGCTATTCACATAGCAGGTGTACTGGCCTGCCCCGGATGTCAACACTTTTGGGAGATGCAGCTCActtttgttttggctttctAGGATTTCCACCCCATCCTTCTTCCACCCAAATATCAGAGTCACATTAGGAAGGTCACAGTCACACGTTAGAGTGATGTCATCACCTTCATTTACATTGGATCCAGTGCTCTTGATAGAAACCTGAAAGTCTGATAAGCACAAGACATATATTTAGGAGGAAGGAAGCAAATGTGCAATGTTAGGTAATAGTTTACATGTCAGCTGCTACAAAGCCAGGCTGTGCCAGGTATGTGCTACAGAGAAGTATAATGCATAGGGTATAATTACCTTTTGTGCAGTTTGATGGAATATCTGGGGACGATGgtaaatgaggaaaaaaacataagtaGAGCCtgtcagcaaaataaaatattgtgtaaAGTTCTAAGAATAATAATTGCACTACTCCTTAACATCTTCAGGAATGCACAAACATCTAGgatttttttgattttatctTATGTTTGCTATATTTGCTTGGTCCACATGCTATTATCACACACCACTGATAATTACAACGCCATACGGAAAAGTCACAGCAATTACTCTGCCATATGTAAAAGTCATGGGATTTATCTAATCATGAACaagtgagaaaaaaaggagGGCATTAACCGTTAATGCATGAAGCTTCTTCACCGCAGTGGACAGCACAAGAACCTATAGGGAAAACAGAGTTGGTGAGAATaggattaaaaacattttcctttggATCTTGTCTTGTTAATTTACATTAGGTGATAGCAGATGCAGTATACAATGCCAGATTTTGGTCAtcatcataattattattattattttacctgCCACTCCAGTAATGTTACATTTCAGACATTGGACAGGAATGCAGACAGAGCCAACACCAACTAAAAAAACAGAGTAGATTTCTAAAGCTGAACAGGAATATAAATAGAAGATTAGAAATGTGagtgtatataaataaaatagtaaaatggTATCTTACCTATTAGGAAATGGGCAAGCAAAAAATTCAGAGATATCTCAGTCATTGCTTTGGGATTAGAATACATTGAAAGAGAGAATACATGAAAATAAGccaacatcatttaaaaaaagaaatagaaagaaatcctaaaaaaatgctcataattcattttaattttttaaatttacccTGTTTTGAAGGTGACGGATGCCCTGCTCTGCTTTGCCTGAGCGAAAGTTCTTTGCATCTGAAAGGTACGGCTGAAATGATCATAAACACTGATACCAATGCAAATTGGTATCCaggaatttaaaagaaaaaacactgctgctttttgtatGTTTGCTGGTGAGAGTGTTGGTAAAAATAccgctgctgttgctgtgtacTTTAAGAGGAGACCTGGTAAACGATAAGGGTTTTTACAGTGGTTACAGCTAAAACGAGAAGTGACAAAAACTAaagcagaaatagaaatagGAGACAAAACTTTGCTTATATTGACACATCATACTGTATAACATGACAAATGTCAGGGTTATCTTAGAATCTTAGAAATATATTAATGTCTTTTACTGAACTTTGTTTTTGCATGGCCTTTCATACAGTTTTTATTCACACAGCGGCCAGTAGAGAGCGCTGCTGTCATCCAACTTGTTTCTTGAGGTTTATCTCATTCAGCGTCATGGGAGGCTTGAACCATCTCACCATGCACCAGGAAAGAGGCAGGGTGCTCTTTAATACAAAAGCCATGGCTCAGAAGTAAAACTGCTAAAAGCAGTTTGGAGGCTTATCTAACCAGTTCagacaaatgttta harbors:
- the arl3l1 gene encoding ADP ribosylation factor like GTPase 3, like 1; amino-acid sequence: MTWMIWSFSYSSTELSTCMQGLLSVIEKLKGSTEQEVRIVLLGLDNAGKTTLLKSLASEDVNTITPTQGFNIKSVASHGMKLNVWDIGGQRKIRPFWKKYLENTDLLIYVIDSADKKRFEETGLELSELIDEENLKGVPVLIFANKQDLATASPASEIAVGLNLHTYRDREWQIQACSAVSGEGVQDGMNWICNNIVNKKK
- the LOC113143977 gene encoding uncharacterized protein LOC113143977, coding for MTEISLNFLLAHFLIVGVGSVCIPVQCLKCNITGVAGSCAVHCGEEASCINDIPSNCTKDFQVSIKSTGSNVNEGDDITLTCDCDLPNVTLIFGWKKDGVEILESQNKSELHLPKVLTSGAGQYTCYVNSSCGSYVSSPHKVTVNNQSMVLLVICGVSALLLVTIMGLVMKFKLKRDNAKYRERRQRELAEQGGGPGPFTQRRL